In Oryctolagus cuniculus chromosome 18, mOryCun1.1, whole genome shotgun sequence, the DNA window TGCAGCAACAGATGtcatcaaatatttttccatcaCCAAATAGTGTGAGTCAGCTACAGAATACCATTCAGCAGTTACAAGCAGGAAGTTTTACAGGCAGTAGTGCTAATGGCAGCAGTGGAAGCGTTGACTTGGTCCAACAAGTTTTAGAGGCACAACAACAGTTatcttcagttttattttctgcTCCAGATGGTAATGAGAATGTTCAAGAACAGCTTAGtgcagacatttttcaacaaGTCAGTCAAATTCAGAACAGCGTAAGCCCTGGAATGTTTTCCTCAACGGAGCCAGCAGTCCATACCAGACCAGATAATTTAATACCTGGAAGAGCTGAAAGTGTTCATTCCCAGTCTGAAAACGCATTATCAagtcaacagcagcagcaacagcagcagcaagtgATGGAATCATCAGCTGCCATGGTGATGGAGATGCAACAGAGTATCTGCCAAGCAGCTGCCCAGATTCAGTCGGAGCTATTCCCTTCAACTGCGTCGGCAAATGGGAACCTCCAGCAGTCGCCAGTTTACCAGCAGCCCTCTCACATGATGAGTGCATTGTCTTCCAGTGAGGACATGCAAATGCAGTGTGAATTGTTTTCATCTCCTCCTGCAGTTTCTGGAAATGAAACTTCCACCACGAccacacagcaggtggcagcccctgGCACCTCCATGTTTCAGACATCAAGTTCAGGAGATGGCGAAGAACCTGGAGCACAAGCAAAACAAATTCAGAGCAGTGTCTTTCAGACCATGGTCCAAATGCAACACGGTGGGGACAATCCATCTCAAGTCAACCTTTTTTCATCTACAAAAAGTATAATGAGTGTTCAGAATAGTGGTGCCCAGCAACAAAGTAATGGTTTATTTCAGCAAAGTAACGAGATGATGTCACTTCAATCTGGGAACTTTTTGCAGCAGTCTTCTCATTCACAGGCTCCGCTTTTTCATCCTCAGAACCCTATTGCCGACCCTCAGAACCTCTCCCAGGAAACTCAAGGCTCTATTTTTCACAGTCCAAATCCCATTGTCCATAGTCAGACTTCTACAACTTCTTCTGAACCAATGCAGTCTTCAATGTTTCACTCTCAAAGTACCATCACTGTGTTACAGGGCTCTTCAGTTGCTCAGGACCAGCAGTCACCCAACATCTTTCTTTCCCAAGGTTCTATGAATAATCTTCAAACTAACGCAGTAGCCCAAGAagaacagatttccttttttgcaGCACAGAACTCAATTTCTCCTCTTCAGTCAACCTCAAACACCGAACAGCAAGCTGCTTTCCAACAGCAGGCTCCAATAACACACATCCAGACCCCCATGCTTTCACAGGAACAGACACAACCTTCCCAGCAAGGTTTATTTCAGCCACAAGTATCTCTGGGCTCCCTTCCACCTAATCCAATGCCCCAAAACCAACAAGGAGCAATGTTCCAGTCGCAGCATTCAATGGTTGCCATGCAGAGTAACTCTCCatcccaggagcagcagcagcagcagcagcagcagcaacagcagcagcagccgcagcagcagccgccgccgagCATGTTGTTCGGTAATCAGAACactatggctgcaatggcatcTCAGAAGCAGCCACCACCAAACATGATATTCAACCCAAACCAAAATCCAATGGCCAGCCAGGAACAACAGAACCAATCAATTTTTCACCAACAAAGTAACATGGCTCCAATGAACCAAGAACAGCAGCCAATGCAATTCCAAAATCAGCCCACAGTTTCCTCACTTCAGAACCCAGGTCCTAGCCAGTCTGAATCATCACAGACCCCTTTGTTCCACAGCTCTCCTCAGATTCAGCTGGTACAAGGGTCACCTAGTTCTCAAGAGCAGCAAGTAACACTCTTCTTGTCTCCTGCATCCATGTCTGCACTGCAGACCAGTATAAACCAACAGGACATGCAACAGTCTCCTCTTTATTCCTCTCAGAGCAACTTGCCTGGAATCCAAGGAGCCACATCTTCACCTCAGCCACAGGCTTCTTTATTTCACAACACTGCAGGAGGCACAATGAACCAACTCCAGAATTCTCCTGGTTCATCTCAGCAGACTTCAGGAATGTTCTTGTTTGGCATTCAAAATAGTAAGAAACTCTTTCTAATTTCTCATGACTTACTTGAAAAGTTCAGATTGTTATTATAGAAGGAAGCAAAATAAGGTGGTCTTACCATGGATTTTAGTTAGAACTGTACTGCTTATATACTGTGAGCTCTTGGACAAAGTATTTGACATTTATGGGACTGAATTTCCACATCTAAAATGTTGATAATTTTACATACTTGACAAAGATATTGGAAGGATTAGATATGCTAATGTATATAGATGGGTATGTGTTTGCCAGTTTAAGCtataaatttgaaagaaaaatgaagtaaaaatgacaaatattattTCAGCTAATTAAAGTAAGTAGTTTCTAAGGAGATTTATACCCATCTTTAATGTTTATGCAATAAAGAAGTTATATAAGATTTATGATGATACCTAAGCAGGCTGTATATTTATACTACTAACAGCAAACCTAAGATGAATTCCAGTATCATTCTATGAAAAGCTTTTCCTTGGATTGTCAGGTGCCTGACTTTTAGTAAAAAACTGGGTAAACACACTAATGAATTGCCCCCAGCAACTAATAAATAATCTTCCCATGAATCTTAACTAATCAGATAGCTTCTATTTTCAATGTCTCTGCAGACTGTAGTCAGCTTTTAACCTCTGGACCAGCTACATTGCCAGATCAGTTGATGGCCATAAGTCAGCCAGGCCAGCCACAAAATGAGGGCCAGTCACCTGTGACAACACTTCTTTCTCAGCAAATGCCAGAGAATTCTCCCCTGGCATCCTCTCTAAATACCAACCAGAACATCGAAAAGATTGATTTGCTTGTTTCATTGCAAAACCAAGGGAACAACTTGACTGGCTCCTTTTAACTGGATATGTAAGTATTACATTGTGGCTTCTTCTTGAAAATCATCAATAAATTTTCTCCTAAACAGACTGGAGTTAAGAAATAGCACTGCTTtgactcttttattttatttatttatttattttgaacaggcagagtggacagtgagagagagagagagagagagaaaggtcttcctttgccgttggttcaccctccaatggccactgcggccggcgctgcactcccgggccacagcagagaccttgcctggaagaggggcaaccgggacagaatccggtgccccgaccgggactagaacctggtgtgccggcgccgcaaggcagaggattagcctagtgagccgcggcaccagcccttgactcttttattttaaactattgCTTGCTCACAAGTTGGTAATTTTTGCTCTGAATAAGTTACTATTAATGATAACCTATGATGATATTCTTAATATTTGGGCATTCCTCTGGCTCTAAACTTCTTTGCCTTGGAATGACAGAAATCTGAAGAATGTACAAAGTGTTTCCTTTGTGCTATACATGAGAGATGGTTGTGCCTCATTTTGCCTTTCTTTAAGAAATGACTTTGAGTCAGAAAAGTCTGCTTatgataaaaagtaaaaatgatagTTTGACTTATAGTACTGAATAATATACTTTGGGCTTATTTAAGGTGACAGGCACTTTGTAAATGATTTCCCTCCCTAGTAAGTTATagtaaactttttcttttcttttttttttttagagatttcatGAAGAAAATCCTGATTCCACGATGTCCTGAGATCTTGTGTTTCCACGAGGATCATTgaactgttattttaaaaacaaaattagaaaaactgtaTTTGAGTAAATGGATAGATTTTACTCTGCAAAAGAGCACACCTTTGCTGCCTGTTGCAGTGACTAGCCACCAATGTTATGTATTCCTAATAACAGTGATGACTGAGAAACTATTTGAGTTGCCAGCTGACAGAATTAACTGTTAATATTTTCCTTggcataatttctttaaaagtacaGTGTAAGTTCAAGGCTGGACCAACCAACCACACTCAGTTATTATTGCTATTAGAAAATAGTATTTGTCATGTTTACTTTTGTTCctggttattttctttcttgcatTATTTAGTTAAGTAATGGCTTTTGAAAAAGTAAAGTTCAATAATAACTAAGGCTGTGATGTTTTTCAATATAAAAAGCACAGCTAGTGGCCAAAATGAAAAAGGGGGTACCATTCTGATGAATAAGCTGTACTAAAAACTCTATATGGATAAAAGGACTTAATTTAACACAAAGACAGATGACATACAAAACTGGAAACAGCTGGAATGCTATTGATATTATTTTTCAGAGAGTTGTTAGTTCTCTGTGTATCTACTACTAAGAGGTCTAGCCATAACTGTGCatagaaaaataattatctttctcTATAGAAATGAAGGGGATAATATATGGTAAATTATGTTCCTGTATCCTCCTACAGTAGTGTAAACTGACAGAGTAATTTGAGTCTGTTTTCTTCCCCAGTCTTGGGCTGGTATTCCCTTTTTATATGCATCTAAATTATTTCCCACCTCTTTTTCACTTATGTTAGGCAAGTATTAATATTCTACTGGCTTTATGACCCTGTAGCAACTGAAAGGAAAAGGCTACTTTGATTGAGGGTGACCTCAGTCCTGCAGCACAGGGCAAGGAGCACTCTTCTAGGAATTATGGGGAGTTGATTCCTGAGAAACAATGCACTATTTTCCCATGAACGGTGCTGTTCTGAAGTCTTCAAATTTTTCCCTGTGATAAAAAATGacattaatttcaattttaaaaaaggcaagcTGAAATTTCTTGAAACATCTCTTTTCCCTGAGCTGCAGTGAGTGTGATTCACTTGTCACCTCAGTGCTTTACAGTTTGAAGTGGTCACTTACCTGATGGTTCCCACAGCCTTAGGCTTTCCAGGGTCATATCACTGacttaaaatgaaaaatccaCTCCCGTTACATCTGTAAAGAGCAAAATAACACACTCCAGAACTTGCAGTTGTAGCATTAGTTATACAGTTTTGGGTGTTGCTACCCACGGGATGCCTGCTTGTCACTCTCACCTGTGTCTGGACCTGTGCTTACGTTCCATTTTCCTTTTGGCATGTGGAAAGCTGTCAGTGCAGTGTAAGGCCAACGTATGTGTGTGGCTTCTATGTGTTGATGTAATGTTTTGGTATCCTTGTctgtctcatttatttttttagtgcAGTAAACAAAAATAGCCTGTTAATTGTGAATGAAGGCTACTTTTCTGTttagtttctattttttcctaCCCTGTGCATTTAAGCTGAATTGTGTTGAATTGTGTGGTGTTGGTTTTGTTTATACAGCCAGATTTTTCCCCTTTTGTGTGATggtcttcctttgttctttgaatGTGCTTGTCttctaatttgttttcttctcttctaaTATATTCTTCCCTCCATCCcaaccctttctttctttctctctctgattgaGAGGCATTGAATTACGTTTTCAGTAGTACAGGCTTCTTGCCGATATGAAGGGAACTTATCAGAAAGAGACCTACTATGGGTCATTTAATTTTGAATACAGTTTTCAATCGTTCAAGTTTTGGATGGTTTATATCTAatgtgtgtttcatttttttggaAAGCTATATTTTGTATTTAGGAAATGGTATACTATTTTGCTATTTGTACTGAGTGAGTACATTGGCATAAAtatagaaatttatatatatacatatatataaactattCTTTTTTTGCCACACATTTTTGTGGTAAATTTGTGAGTTTGTCTGATGTTCTACCACAACGTGGCGTCTGATAACAGTGAGGGGGGGTTTGTTATGTCTTTATTGAGTATTTAAGTAACTTTTGAAACAAATGACCTGTTCATCTGTGGCCGTTCCATCAGGTAGTTCCTGGATGTCATTAGTGGGCTAAAGGCAGCTTGCTGTGTTGCTGGGTCTTCCACTCAGCAAACTAAAGAATAACGAAACCTATCAAGGCAGTTGTGTCAAGTGGTATTTCACAAGAATGAGCCATTCAGTCTTTGCTcactatatatttaatattttattattgttcttaTTGTTCTTATTAATTGGCTTTCTGTATTCTATGCCTTTTATTTATAAGGACACTAAAAAATGTTtgtaattttaataacatttctcCATCTTGTAAGATTCAGAGCTACTTTATAAATTCTCTGacccaaaaatattttcctcaatATATCTTCTCTCCCCTGGCCCCTATTGGGGAAAATTATAGTTCAGGTTATGAAAAGGATCAGCCACACAATCCAGTACTTCAGCTTTCAGATGTAAAACACTAACCCTAAGGGGTTGACTGTAATACCAGAGAAAGCAAACCAAgcaggtatttttaaaagcaggaatAAAAAGCTACATTtacttctgaatttttttctgagattACATAAGAGACTCAAGAAGTCTGTTCATTCACCAAGTTCCAATTAGAATGTTTGTTGCTACCGCACTATGGGAGGAAGTGGTGGCAAGAAGGCTGGCTTGTGTGCTGATTTGTGTTCTGTGGTTTAGCAAGAGATTTATCAGTCTAAAATGTGGATTGGCAATGCCAAGTCACTGGGaccaattttttgttttataatatctAAGTGTAGAACAGAACATATACCTGAACTATAGTGATTCAATTGGATGGAGGCAGAAAACCCAATTTTTATTCTCATAAATTTTGTGGTTATTTATACAAGGGCTGTGCTATACTACCATATTCttattcaaaatgattttttttacattgttaaATGATTCTTACCCCTAAAGGTCAATGTTAAGTACAACATTCTGAATACATGATTTGGTTACAAAGAGTATTTGTCTTATTGAAGAGTTAGCTCAGTGGTTGATACTTGTGCTAATGCAATTTCCCAGTTATTGTTACAAGTTATAGCTACATATGGGAGAGACTGTGCATCAACAAAGGCCTTGGAAACAAtttctattaaatttatttatggcAGAAGGACCTAAATAAACTGTGAAccacattttgtttctttatattaCATTCGATTCTTCTTGCTTTCAACAATTCACATAAATCCTTGGAgcttatctgtgtgtgtgtgtgcgtgttacTCCTTTTGTCATTCCATTATATACTCCACATCTACATAGGAGGAAGATAATTAGAAAGTATAGTTTGCTTCTGAGCTTATCATCTTTGTGATCAGAGTCTCATGTTGTTACTAAGCTAACATGAATCTGTTTTACTCATTCTCCCTAGACAGGTTTTTAAAGGGCTTCATTTATTATAGAAATATTAGTAAGGGATTTTCCTTCCAtgcttcccttcctccctacttccctctttcccttctttccttcttttcatgcattcttccatctttccatccCTCCTTGCTTTTTTGGGGGAATAATATCATATGTGCTATACTTCAGAATTTCATTATAGTGTATTTCTTGCCCCTCAGAACCTTAGCTACTCTACCTAGAAAAAATAATATCCAAGGAAATGGGAAGAAGCTCTCTGTGCCCCTccagaagtaaaataaaattccttttgACCTTTTAAGCCATTATAAATAGTATTATTTTGGAAAAGTGGAATCTGTTAGTTTCATCATCAAATAAGGAAGGACCAGAATAAAATGATTTGATAATTAAAGTCTCAAATTCAACCTGGTTATAAATATTTACTAGAGGTAACCTAAAAGTTTTTTACTTTTCCATTGAAAATTTCTGTTCTGATGTCTGTttcttaatagatttttaaaactgaCATTTACGTGAGATTGATTAGCTTTACTCACATCCTGACCACAGGTTTCATCCCTAACCATGTCAGCCATCTTGCATCTGAATGCTTCTGATTATATGGAAGGGTTCAATGTCAGTGAACACGGGAGACCATGCAGGTCAACAGATGGAACAGAAAATGAACTCAAGCATATATATATCTTAGTGTGTGGATTAGTACAATCTCATAACATATTAAGAAGAGGTTTTTCTATTCTGCCTGTTTGTGTCACTACAGGTAAATTGTAGAGATCTTCATAATAGAGTAAATATCAGCATTATATTTATGAAGTTTGTGAATTGTCCTAGTGctttgattatttctttaatCCCTATTTATTTTCATGCCATTCTAGCCTCATTTATTAATAAAACTCTGACTGTACTCCACTTtttcaggaaattttttaaattaatattttaaatatagattgTTTTTGGGAAAAGTGCCTTTTTACTATGATAGTACCcccttataatttcatttttcactgtTATTAAAAACATAAGCAGCTCATTTTAACAGATCTCAGCCATCACTTTTTCCATTTGAACATTCTTTTTTCCGCTTAGccattcttttttccatttcttggtcaCCATAGAATACTTCATAAATTCCTTTATCTTCAGAATAACAGAAAAGAAGCACTGCCAGACGTTCCTCTGGAGGCAGGTAAGTGAGAGGGTACAGAATTAGACTTTCTATATGTTTATCCTTCCTCTCAGCCAGCTAATAATAGGTCTAATTTGGATACTAAGGAATATTTTATTGTCTGTGAGACTCCTTGCACACAATGGTTGTAGTTAAATTTCTGGAAGGAGGTGTTTAAAGGATCTTTTTTggtataaagtaaaattaaatggaTTAAAAGAAATTACTATAACATAGTTTAGATGAGGCCTGGTAGTGTCAAATTTTTTAACCAAAAGGATCTTGCCTATCAGAGCCTCAGTTGATTGCCTAGCTAGGAAAATAGCATCAGAGGAAATGAGGTTATGTCGGAGTCTCTCCAGACCTAAGTTGACCAGATACAGTGAGACTGAGTAGGCTTCTCTTGTTTTTGCTCCTTTTGCTTCTACTCTGGCTCCTTACCACATGGTGGCGCTTGGAGAGAGGTCGGGGTAGTAGTACCTTGGGGAGAGAGCTGCTTTAGTCACGCAAGTATTTCTGTGATTGTTGGtgacactgaagactgcacatcTTATGCCACATTCTTAATACCATATTGATATTATGCACTTTAATCATTCCAGAGAAACTGAGAATGCAGTATAGTGATGACCTTCTTAATGACTACATCTTAATTAACCATTCAGAATACTGTGTCTCTTTATTTTAGGTAGCTGATTTGGTATGAACGTTATGTGGCTATTTCTTAAAGGACTAAATAGTAGGAGTTAAGCCTTTGAATGCAGTTGAACAAGGAAAATTATTACATTTTGACAGATAATCTTAGAAACATTGAAATAGTCGATGTACTAATGTATATGTTTGAGAGTTCATTAAAACCAGCTCTCTTCCTATATATTTTGTGTCAGGTCTATAAGAACATTATGTAATTTTCTGTGTATGAGTTTGTGTAAGCTAGTGTTTCTGAAAATGCAGTCCTCAGCCCATCAGCTAGCATCAGCATCATCTGGGAACTAGTTAGAAATGCACATTCTTGGGCCCTATCCCCGACATTCTGAGTCAGGAACTCTGGAGTGGGGCCCAGCAGTCTGGTTTAGCAAGCCCTCCAGGTGACACTGATGCACACTAAATCTGAGAACCACCAATATGCACTCATCTAGTGGGAACTGGAAAGTCTCTCTTCCCActgatacacatgcacacactattCACTACATAGGCTCAGCTTTCAGCTATCTTTAACCATTTATTAGCAGTTACAATTTAGTATCAGTGTTGCCTAAGAAGGAGATATACAATTAATCTAGTTATTGATAACTCAGCGTTGTTTGGCATTTTTCTGCCATTTAACTAAAAAGTTTACATTAACTGATTAAGTATATATGTGCAATGttctatatttcttttaattattgtAACATTTAATTAGCGAATATAATTGATGGGTGCTAATGTTCCCTGTCATCCCTAAAATGGGCATATTGTGGGCTCTACAATACAAGCTTTCTTTTCATTGCCTCTTACTTTGCCAGCAGACCACAGTTTTGCTCTGCCTGGACCAATTCTCAGAACGAAATTGTCATTCCTTGTATTTATATGTGTATCTGAGATAGTTAGCAAGATGGCTGGCCAGGTTGACACGacaccttcttttctttttttaagaggtaAAACTTCTTTAAAAGTAGCTTGTTTTTATAAGAACTGAGGCAGTAGAGATGTATCTGTCCTTAGGGCTTATGCTTTAGACTTGAGTtatttactaaaataaatattaggtAAGATAATATATAATTTGGGCATTTTTCCTGGTACATAGATAACCACAAAATAAAGACTTACTCATTCGCTTTTACCTCCTTGTGTAAACTGGTACCTCCCTAACTGTTCTAATCTTCCTCCTAATGTTTATACATCATCAGTTAACTCATGAAAGAAAAAGACacttttcagaataaaaataaatgtatagtcACTTTGTTAAAATCACCACTGTCATCTTTCCTTAATCCTGGCAGTGGAAATATACGTGGCTTACTCTGCAAACTTCACAAACTTTGGTGCTGGCAGATACACAGGCAAACTGTTGAGAGATACTCTGATTacattcctcctccttccttaatccctctccctttcc includes these proteins:
- the NFAT5 gene encoding nuclear factor of activated T-cells 5 isoform X2, coding for MPSDFISLLSADLDLESPKSLYSRDSLKLHPSQNFHRAGLLEESVYDLLPKELQLPPSRETSVASMSQTSGGEAGSPPPAVVAADASSAPSSSSMGGACSSFTTSSSPTIYSTSVTDSKAMQVEGCSSAVGVSNRGVSEKQLTSNTVQQHPSTPKRHTVLYISPPPEDLLDNSRMSCQDEGCGLESEQSCSMWMEDSPSNFSNMSTSSYNDNTEVPRKSRKRNPKQRPGIKRRDCEESNMDIFDADSAKAPHYVLSQLTTDNKGNSKAGNGTLENQKGTGVKKSPMLCGQYPVKSEGKELKIVVQPETQHRARYLTEGSRGSVKDRTQQGFPTVKLEGHNEPVVLQVFVGNDSGRVKPHGFYQACRVTGRNTTPCKEVDIEGTTVIEVGLDPSNNMTLAVDCVGILKLRNADVEARIGIAGSKKKSTRARLVFRVNIMRKDGSTLTLQTPSSPILCTQPAGVPEILKKSLHSCSVKGEEEVFLIGKNFLKGTKVIFQENVSDENSWKSEAEIDMELFHQNHLIVKVPPYHDQHITLPVSVGIYVVTNAGRSHDVQPFTYTPDPAAGALNVNVKKEISSPARPCSFEEAMKAMKTTGCNLDKVNILPNALITPLIPSSMIKSEDVTPMEITSEKRSSPIFKTTKTVGSTQQTLENISNIAGNGSFSSPSSSHLPSENEKQQQIQPKAYNTETLTTIQTQDISQAGTFPAVSASSQLPNSEALLQQATQFQTRESQSREVLQSDGTVVNLSQLTEASQQQQQSPLQEQAQTLQQQMSSNIFPSPNSVSQLQNTIQQLQAGSFTGSSANGSSGSVDLVQQVLEAQQQLSSVLFSAPDGNENVQEQLSADIFQQVSQIQNSVSPGMFSSTEPAVHTRPDNLIPGRAESVHSQSENALSSQQQQQQQQQVMESSAAMVMEMQQSICQAAAQIQSELFPSTASANGNLQQSPVYQQPSHMMSALSSSEDMQMQCELFSSPPAVSGNETSTTTTQQVAAPGTSMFQTSSSGDGEEPGAQAKQIQSSVFQTMVQMQHGGDNPSQVNLFSSTKSIMSVQNSGAQQQSNGLFQQSNEMMSLQSGNFLQQSSHSQAPLFHPQNPIADPQNLSQETQGSIFHSPNPIVHSQTSTTSSEPMQSSMFHSQSTITVLQGSSVAQDQQSPNIFLSQGSMNNLQTNAVAQEEQISFFAAQNSISPLQSTSNTEQQAAFQQQAPITHIQTPMLSQEQTQPSQQGLFQPQVSLGSLPPNPMPQNQQGAMFQSQHSMVAMQSNSPSQEQQQQQQQQQQQQQPQQQPPPSMLFGNQNTMAAMASQKQPPPNMIFNPNQNPMASQEQQNQSIFHQQSNMAPMNQEQQPMQFQNQPTVSSLQNPGPSQSESSQTPLFHSSPQIQLVQGSPSSQEQQVTLFLSPASMSALQTSINQQDMQQSPLYSSQSNLPGIQGATSSPQPQASLFHNTAGGTMNQLQNSPGSSQQTSGMFLFGIQNNCSQLLTSGPATLPDQLMAISQPGQPQNEGQSPVTTLLSQQMPENSPLASSLNTNQNIEKIDLLVSLQNQGNNLTGSF
- the NFAT5 gene encoding nuclear factor of activated T-cells 5 isoform X1; translation: MPSDFISLLSADLDLESPKSLYSRDSLKLHPSQNFHRAGLLEESVYDLLPKELQLPPSRETSVASMSQTSGGEAGSPPPAVVAADASSAPSSSSMGGACSSFTTSSSPTIYSTSVTDSKAMQVEGCSSAVGVSNRGVSEKQLTSNTVQQHPSTPKRHTVLYISPPPEDLLDNSRMSCQDEGCGLESEQSCSMWMEDSPSNFSNMSTSSYNDNTEVPRKSRKRNPKQRPGIKRRDCEESNMDIFDADSAKAPHYVLSQLTTDNKGNSKAGNGTLENQKGTGVKKSPMLCGQYPVKSEGKELKIVVQPETQHRARYLTEGSRGSVKDRTQQGFPTVKLEGHNEPVVLQVFVGNDSGRVKPHGFYQACRVTGRNTTPCKEVDIEGTTVIEVGLDPSNNMTLAVDCVGILKLRNADVEARIGIAGSKKKSTRARLVFRVNIMRKDGSTLTLQTPSSPILCTQPAGVPEILKKSLHSCSVKGEEEVFLIGKNFLKGTKVIFQENVSDENSWKSEAEIDMELFHQNHLIVKVPPYHDQHITLPVSVGIYVVTNAGRSHDVQPFTYTPDPAAAGALNVNVKKEISSPARPCSFEEAMKAMKTTGCNLDKVNILPNALITPLIPSSMIKSEDVTPMEITSEKRSSPIFKTTKTVGSTQQTLENISNIAGNGSFSSPSSSHLPSENEKQQQIQPKAYNTETLTTIQTQDISQAGTFPAVSASSQLPNSEALLQQATQFQTRESQSREVLQSDGTVVNLSQLTEASQQQQQSPLQEQAQTLQQQMSSNIFPSPNSVSQLQNTIQQLQAGSFTGSSANGSSGSVDLVQQVLEAQQQLSSVLFSAPDGNENVQEQLSADIFQQVSQIQNSVSPGMFSSTEPAVHTRPDNLIPGRAESVHSQSENALSSQQQQQQQQQVMESSAAMVMEMQQSICQAAAQIQSELFPSTASANGNLQQSPVYQQPSHMMSALSSSEDMQMQCELFSSPPAVSGNETSTTTTQQVAAPGTSMFQTSSSGDGEEPGAQAKQIQSSVFQTMVQMQHGGDNPSQVNLFSSTKSIMSVQNSGAQQQSNGLFQQSNEMMSLQSGNFLQQSSHSQAPLFHPQNPIADPQNLSQETQGSIFHSPNPIVHSQTSTTSSEPMQSSMFHSQSTITVLQGSSVAQDQQSPNIFLSQGSMNNLQTNAVAQEEQISFFAAQNSISPLQSTSNTEQQAAFQQQAPITHIQTPMLSQEQTQPSQQGLFQPQVSLGSLPPNPMPQNQQGAMFQSQHSMVAMQSNSPSQEQQQQQQQQQQQQQPQQQPPPSMLFGNQNTMAAMASQKQPPPNMIFNPNQNPMASQEQQNQSIFHQQSNMAPMNQEQQPMQFQNQPTVSSLQNPGPSQSESSQTPLFHSSPQIQLVQGSPSSQEQQVTLFLSPASMSALQTSINQQDMQQSPLYSSQSNLPGIQGATSSPQPQASLFHNTAGGTMNQLQNSPGSSQQTSGMFLFGIQNNCSQLLTSGPATLPDQLMAISQPGQPQNEGQSPVTTLLSQQMPENSPLASSLNTNQNIEKIDLLVSLQNQGNNLTGSF